In Metarhizium brunneum chromosome 3, complete sequence, a genomic segment contains:
- the alnA_3 gene encoding Highly reducing polyketide synthase alnA: MTQVSSGASGTSQALTDGNEKKTTKIVWKADPEALLRRGTPVSSSGSVEISRLRHWLELECHKSAGLRVLVMASTLHSDIIAEMSPFITGETPYRGFAQLTIACSSDDALQQWKTQTEKAKNTVIFTVWNGISDMGESKFDLIIAGHPGARDETSGPELAHWQHAMTLSGRIIIAHGQRGKTNGTNGHNTLPDANIAELQVKSSHGPDFSVLVNQSVKATPATEVCLLLPSSSDVPLLARTLEGVLKQENRTTRKVYLDDVASLKDRLVISLLDDSFTTTWNKTEFEHFQTLIASAKHVFWITTGTQMLTSSEAGLKGAPLLGLLRVLRNEFPQITLAHIDLSPTFDVSSARGVELIVDSWKTSVDDTATEKDLELAEVNGNIFLPRVVEHASMDAEIASSKGLARPASKDISTCGPLRLVTGHMDVRELAWENDDEADKPLGPEEVEVSVADISIDPFGSNDGENLGSQLTGRVVQYGSEVTGLLKGDRVAVFGSRVCRTHVRRHQSLLLKLDEHVPLQGSAASIWTLMLAYHVLKHITYLASGNSILIQNGATELGQALLRLASQTEKAKIFATVKNAEQKSQLLQTFRLPKESIIIVNQHEKNASLASYLVLKTQGVGIDIMVSSGLGATIDDDLATCLSDFGRLAVVLGPGQAFQTPPGLLQGNVSFSTIDPDALVIIQDTLKKILAPGLGIQPGDVDVDRPLYELGVDSFKAVEIRNQLFRELKSDVSVFEILSPNSLAYLANQLVSRSLLVSPQASEC, translated from the exons ATGACTCAAGTTTCGTCTGGGGCATCCGGTACAAGCCAAGCATTAACTGACGGCAACGAGAAAAAGACAACAAAGATTGTCTGGAAAGCAGACCCTGAGGCTCTCTTACGAAGGGGGACACCAGTCTCATCATCCGGTTCTGTAGAAATTTCGAGATTGCGACATTGGTTGGAGTTGGAATGCCACAAGTCCGCAGGTCTGCGTGTTCTCGTTATGGCAAGTACACTTCACAGCGATATAATTGCAGAGATGAGCCCATTCATTACCGGTGAAACACCATACCGGGGGTTTGCTCAACTGACGATAGCTTGTTCATCCGACGATGCTCTGCAACAATGGAAGACACAGAcagaaaaggccaagaacacTGTCATCTTTACAGTATGGAACGGCATTTCAGACATGGGCGAGTCCAAGTTTGATCTTATCATTGCTGGACACCCAGGTGCGCGAGACGAAACCTCCGGTCCAGAACTTGCTCATTGGCAGCATGCAATGACTTTGAGCGGCCGCATCATCATTGCCCATGGACAGAGGGGCAAGACGAACGGCACAAACGGTCACAACACCCTTCCAGACGCAAATATTGCAGAATTACAAGTGAAATCGAGCCATGGTCCAGATTTTAGCGTCCTGGTGAACCAAAGTGTCAAGGCAACCCCGGCAACTGAAGTTTGTCTCCTCCTACCCTCCTCCAGCGACGTACCGTTACTAGCGAGAACGCTGGAGGGTGTTTTAAAGCAAGAGAACAGGACTACACGTAAAGTGTATCTTGACGATGTTGCCTCCCTCAAAGATCGACTTGTTATTTCTCTCCTAGATGATTCATTCACTACAACCTGGAACAAGACAGAATTCGAGCACTTTCAGACTCTCATCGCCTCTGCCAAACATGTCTTCTGGATTACTACTGGTACTCAAATGCTTACAAGCTCCGAGGCCGGTCTGAAGGGTGCTCCCTTGCTGGGTTTGCTACGCGTGTTGCGAAATGAGTTCCCTCAGATTACTCTAGCACACATAGATCTCTCCCCGACCTTTGATGTTTCGAGTGCTCGAGGGGTCGAATTGATAGTGGACAGCTGGAAGACTTCAGTTGATGACACCGCCACTGAAAAAGACTTGGAACTGGCCGAAGTCAACggtaatatatttttacCTCGGGTGGTCGAACATGCGTCAATGGATGCTGAGATTGCATCATCGAAAGGGCTAGCTCGGCCAGCCTCGAAAGACATTTCGACCTGCGGGCCTTTGCGTCTTGTTACTGGTCACATGGATGTACGGGAGCTTGCTTGGGagaatgatgatgaggcaGATAAACCTCTCGGTCCGGAAGAGGTGGAAGTTTCCGTGGCCGACATCTCAATTGACCCATTCGGTTCCAATGACGGTGAAAATCTAGGCAGCCAACTAACCGGTCGAGTTGTTCAATATGGTTCAGAGGTCACAGGGCTTCTTAAAGGCGATCGCGTTGCCGTTTTTGGCTCAAGAGTCTGCAGAACTCATGTTCGCCGACATCAATCACTGTTGCTCAAGCTTGACGAACATGTTCCTCTCCAAGGCTCTGCTGCTAGTATATGGACCTTAATGCTGGCGTATCATGTATTGAAGCACATCACGTATCTCGCTAGCGGCAATAGCATTCTGATTCAAAACGGTGCCACAGAGTTGGGTCaagctcttcttcgtcttgctAGCCAGACTGAAAAGGCCAAAATATTCGCAACAGTCAAAAATGCAGAACAAAAATCTCAGCTTTTGCAGACTTTTCGTCTGCCTAAAGAGTCCATCATCATTGTCAACCAACACGAAAAGAATGCTTCTCTCGCTTCTTATCTGGTGCTGAAGACTCAGGGTGTTGGCATAGATATCATGGTGTCTTCTGGCCTAGGCGCTACAATCGACGATGATCTAGCCACTTGTCTTTCAGActttggccgtcttgccgtcgtACTCGGACCTGGACAAGCTTTTCAAACGCCTCCAGGTCTCTTACAAGGCAATGTCAGCTTCTCGACCATAGATCCA GATGCTTTGGTCATCATACAAGATACACTAAAGAAGATTCTTGCCCCGGGCCTTGGTATTCAACCAGGTGATGTTGACGTTGATCGTCCATTGTATGAACTCGGAG TGGACTCTTTCAAGGCAGTTGAGATCCGGAACCAACTGTTCCGTGAATTGAAAAGTGACGTGTCGGTATTCGAGATTTTGAGCCCCAACTCATTAGCATACCTCGCTAATCAACTAGTGTCTAGAAGCTTACTAGTTTCTCCGCAGGCTTCGGAATGTTGA
- the alnA_4 gene encoding Highly reducing polyketide synthase alnA, which produces MVHPRIECNGHGAVRNDEFLEPIAIVGAACRLAGEASSLHGLWDMMQNSRTAHAKVPEERWHADAWYHPDPDRKGSLNTTHGFFLEQDVAAFDAPFFSVTAKEAAGMDPAKRLVLEVSYEAFENVGAMLAAGISEEEAEAYLATMPSETVVTACQSIAKDGNFARKLRVVTAYHSPHMRMVADDCLRAMVEAGVRGANQEAKIPMFSSVTGQFIDPIEVGKSYWIRNMCGTVRFSEAVSSLLVGSSGRRAGRKATVKWDALLEVGPHAALKAPLVQIMESIDAKLPSELLYTCLLVRKEDAVTTALKAVGSLWATGIPILLAKVNREQDLVESPQVVVDLPCYAWNHERVYWHETPATKEQRLRQKTRTDLLGIAVENHCPKDQANYSPASLKGSSAAISNSRPT; this is translated from the exons ATGGTTCATCCAAGAATTGAGTGCAACGGCCACGGTGCTGTCCGTAACGATGAGTTTCTTGAACCCATCGCGATTGTTGGTGCAGCTTGTCGTCTCGCTGGTGAGGCATCATCGTTGCATGGCCTTTGGGATATGATGCAAAACTCCCGAACTGCCCACGCCAAGGTGCCCGAAGAACGATGGCATGCGGATGCCTGGTACCATCCCGATCCGGACCGTAAAGGCTCT TTGAATACCACACACGGCTTCTTTCTAGAACAAGATGTAGCGGCGTTTGATGCGCCGTTCTTCTCAGTCACTGCGAAAGAGGCTGCAGGCATGGATCCCGCCAAAAGACTTGTACTAGAAGTTTCATATGAAGCGTTTGAAAATG TCGgcgccatgttggcggcTGGCATATcggaggaagaagccgaagCATACTTGGCTACCATGCCCTCTGAAACTGTTGTTACGGCTTGT CAGAGCATCGCCAAAGATGGTAATTTCGCACGAAAGCTTCGCGTTGTGACGGCATACCACTCTCCTCATATGCGAATGGTTGCAGATGATTGTCTGCGCGCCATGGTTGAGGCTGGTGTTAGAGGCGCGAACCAGGAAGCAAAGATTCCCATGTTCTCCTCAGTCACGGGGCAATTCATTGATCCCATCGAGGTTGGCAAGTCGTATTGGATCAGAAACATGTGCGGCACAGTACGATTTTCGGAAGCCGTCTCCAGTCTTCTCGTCGGGTCGTCAGGGCGCCGTGCTGGACGCAAAGCAACCGTAAAGTGGGATGCACTCCTTGAAGTTGGGCCTCACGCTGCTTTAAAGGCCCCGTTGGTCCAGATAATGGAAAGCATCGACGCAAAGCTGCCTTCAGAGCTTCTTTATACTTGTTTGCTGGTTCGAAAAGAAGATGCTGTCACGACTGCTCTCAAGGCAGTGGGAAGCCTGTGGGCCACTGGCATTCCAATTTTGCTTGCAAAGGTCAATCGGGAACAAGACTTGGTGGAATCTCCTCAAGTTGTGGTTGATCTGCCATGTTATGCTTGGAATCATGAAAGAGTGTACTGGCACGAGACACCAGCAACCAAGGAACAGCGACTGCGGCAAAAGACTCGCACTGATCTCTTGGGTATTGCCGTAGAGAACCATTGCCCCAAGGACCAGGCAAACTATTCTCCGGCTTCTCTCAAAGGGTCAAGCGCCGCGATAAGCAACTCTCGGCCGACTTGA
- the alnB gene encoding Esterase alnB yields the protein MKRILALHGVGSSAEILRDQLTPVVRALSQNYEFVHLDGAVRRERGPGMAPYYNGPFYSYTTGYTPAEIRDTLDDLSDFIQDDGPFDGVIGFSQGASVAASYILDHQAQHPDKAPPFGFAIFLSSVAAFSPDDLHCLPIVQRLVQQNYEAVHHFPDKISKKLAVSDSVFAEYLATTFKMARKIGATMPDYDIAFFKHRDPQKVPRVLHPALTTHRIQLPTVHFTGKKDDLPMMEQSRLVMGLCDPAMARVHQHSGGHAAPSKKPDVDRLVEAIEWAVTESANQATFHVALRRLPTRGLL from the coding sequence ATGAAAAGAATATTGGCACTCCATGGCGTTGGTTCGTCAGCGGAAATATTGCGAGACCAGCTCACTCCTGTAGTGAGAGCCCTGAGCCAGAACTACGAGTTTGTCCATCTTGATGGCGCAGTTAGACGAGAAAGAGGGCCAGGAATGGCGCCGTACTATAACGGGCCGTTCTATTCTTACACGACGGGGTATACACCAGCGGAAATCCGTGATACTCTGGATGATCTGAGTGATTTCAtccaagatgatggcccGTTCGACGGGGTTATAGGCTTCAGCCAGGGTGCTTCTGTTGCAGCTTCCTATATTCTCGACCACCAGGCGCAGCATCCAGATAAGGCGCCTCCATTTGGATTCGCCATCTTCCTCTCATCCGTGGCAGCATTTTCACCGGATGATTTGCACTGTCTTCCAATCGTCCAGCGTTTGGTTCAGCAGAACTATGAAGCGGTGCACCATTTCCCTGATAAAATATCCAAGAAACTGGCCGTATCCGACAGTGTATTCGCTGAGTACCTCGCCACCACCTTCAAGATGGCTCGAAAGATTGGAGCTACTATGCCCGACTATGACATTGCCTTCTTTAAACACCGAGATCCGCAAAAAGTGCCTCGCGTGTTGCATCCCGCTTTGACAACGCATCGCATCCAGCTCCCGACGGTACATTTCACCGGGAAGAAAGATGATTTGCCCATGATGGAACAGTCTCGCTTGGTCATGGGCTTATGCGATCCAGCCATGGCGCGTGTGCATCAACACAGCGGTGGGCATGCTGCACCTTCGAAGAAACCAGATGTGGACCGACTGGTGGAAGCTATTGAATGGGCTGTTACGGAAAGCGCCAACCAGGCCACCTTTCATGTGGCCTTGCGAAGGCTACCTACTCGAGGCTTGTTGTAG
- the alnR gene encoding Asperlin biosynthesis cluster protein G translates to MSWYMHTYFVGLAAVGYDALWGSLVKNGTATAFGAVKASGTLPDGNLLQKVYTKIPFLDQFLLSPVIFYDALLRDRNPVYRSLLVSLFSTMQTTAFCTIAHGWLGGSPLWWNIIESLLWGVFNQSYGAAFVYPLYCFAHLHQLKNEGIKEKNMKKLSTEDAEALLYTSIVAAVLPAWLIYPAFVSCSSETRQFLIASYRTTPTILALAQPVIAVLIKRCRRIPLDGSYIGPLVKGSLYLSGACSALGHLYALATSLALAPVTLTGIFWPWTTSMDISSISVIAQGCHLFLQNDWWVILAAFVPYASAILSSATCSRIPGKTLSTLSWADTQVCQLGKTFGGLAALAFVFSPGAVLAWTMAAKV, encoded by the exons ATGAGCTGGTATATGCATACATACTTTGTCGGATTGGCTGCGGTCGGTTATGACGCACTTTGGGGCTCCTTGGTTAAAAACGGCACGGCGACAGCTTTTGGTGCTGTAAAGGCTTCGGGTACGCTTCCAGACGGCAATCTGCTCCAGAAAGTTTACACCAAGATCCCATTTCTCGATCAATTTTTACTGTCGCCCGTGATTTTTTACGATGCGTTGCTTCGAGATAGAAACCCTGTGTACCGGTCGCTGCTCGTCAGCTTGTTTAGCACTATGCAGACGACCGCTTTCTGCACCATCGCTCATGGGTGGCTGGGTGGAAGCCCGTTATGGTGGAACATTAT AGAGTCTCTCCTTTGGGGTGTTTTCAACCAGAGCTACGGCGCTGCTTTCGTTTATCCGCTATACTGCTTTGCTCACTTGCATCAACTCAAAAACGAGGGCATTAAAGAGAAAAACATGAAGAAACTGTCTACAGAGGATGCTGAGGCGCTTTTATATACGAGCATAGTCGCGGCCGTGTTACCTGCCTGGTTAATCTACCCTGCGTTCGTCTCTTGCTCCAGCGAGACACGACAATTCTTAATAGCATCCTACCGAACAACTCCAACCATCCTCGCACTTGCGCAGCCAGTCATAGCTGTCCTGATCAAACGATGTCGCAGAATTCCTTTGGACGGAAGCTACATAGGTCCGCTTGTCAAAGGGTCGTTGTATCTGTCAGGGGCATGTTCCGCTTTGGGTCACTTGTACGCTTTGGCTACATCCTTGGCATTGGCACCAGTTACTCTGACTGGAATTTTCTGGCCGTGGACAACTAGTATGGATATCTCTAGCATTTCGGTCATTGCCCAAGGTTGCCACCTCTTCTTACAGAACGATTGGTGGGTTATCCTGGCTGCCTTTGTTCCGTATGCTTCCGCCATATTGAGCTCAGCAACCTGTAGTCGTATCCCAGGCAAGACCTTGTCAACTTTATCGTGGGCAGATACGCAGGTATGCCAGCTTGGAAAAACTTttggcggccttgctgctcttgctttTGTGTTTTCACCCGGCGCAGTATTGGCTTGGACAATGGCGGCCAAGGTTTGA
- the CB5-A gene encoding Cytochrome b5 isoform A, which translates to MESKETLAEYTLEDVAQYNTVDNLWVVIHGKVYDVSGYLDDHPGGKDAMLEVAGTDATGDFEFVGHSEDAFKTLVKFETGSLAEYSVCEKRTMRKQILSDEFENEGLPFFKVAWHRTQLLETKLELWKRLGLATLGLTLIPVMYVKVLRHYIFQLGSVLDFGGFQSGVLATLILFGALAAAASAWFRRCVFHYKDVFEYPPYYSL; encoded by the exons ATGGAGTCTAAAGAAACCTTAGCAGAGTACACATTGGAAGATGTTGCGCAGTACAACACTGTAGACAATTTGTGGGTAGTAATTCACGGGAAAG TCTACGATGTCTCGGGGTATTTGGACGACCACCCTGGTGGAAAAGATGCGATGCTCGAGGTGGCAGGTACCGATGCCACAGGAGACTTCGAGTTTGTCGGTCACTCTGAAGACGCCTTTAAAACCCTCGTCAAGTTTGAAACTGGTTCTCTGGCGGAATAT TCAGTTTGTGAAAAGAGGACAATGCGCAAGCAAATCTTGTCAGACGAGTTTGAGAATGAAGGGCTACCATTCTTCAAGGTGGCGTGGCACAGGACACAGCTTCTTGAAACGAAGCTAGAACTCTGGAAACGGCTCGGCTTGGCCACCTTGGGCTTGACACTCATACCTGTCATGTATGTTAAAGTTCTCCGCCACTACATATTTCAATTGGGCAGTGTCTTGGACTTTGGAGGCTTTCAGTCTGGCGTTCTCGCAACTTTGATATTGTTCGGCGCtctggcagcggcagcaagcGCCTGGTTTCGCCGCTGTGTATTTCACTACAAAGATGTGTTTGAGTACCCGCCGTATTATTCTTTGTAG